Proteins found in one Armatimonadota bacterium genomic segment:
- a CDS encoding sugar phosphate isomerase, with protein sequence MGKFGIALQTYTVRDDMARDFQGTLQKVAEMGYPAVQLSGTGGMSVQEARQFLDSLGLKVFGGHFGIEQLEKDLDSVLELARGLGMEYIVVPWMPEELRRDAEGWKNVAKRMNAIGEKVVAAGFTFCYHNHSFEFQKFDGKYGLDIFYENTDPKLVQAELDTYWVKHGGEDPAEYIRKYAGRVPLLHLKDMAEDGSFAEVGHGILDWDAIFQAAEESGVKWMAVEQDVCKRPPLESAKLSLEFLKSKGLL encoded by the coding sequence ATGGGCAAGTTCGGGATCGCTTTACAGACCTATACGGTGCGCGACGATATGGCGCGCGATTTCCAGGGGACGCTGCAAAAGGTTGCCGAGATGGGCTACCCGGCGGTACAGCTTTCCGGCACGGGCGGAATGAGTGTGCAGGAAGCAAGGCAGTTTCTGGATAGCCTCGGCTTGAAAGTGTTCGGCGGACACTTCGGCATTGAACAGCTGGAAAAGGACCTGGATAGTGTGCTGGAGCTGGCACGAGGACTGGGCATGGAGTATATCGTGGTGCCCTGGATGCCCGAGGAGCTGCGCAGGGATGCAGAAGGCTGGAAGAACGTCGCCAAACGCATGAACGCTATCGGGGAGAAGGTCGTTGCGGCGGGGTTTACCTTCTGCTACCACAACCACTCGTTCGAGTTCCAGAAGTTCGACGGCAAATACGGTCTGGACATCTTCTACGAGAACACTGACCCCAAACTGGTGCAGGCGGAGCTGGATACTTACTGGGTCAAACACGGTGGCGAGGACCCCGCGGAGTACATCCGCAAGTATGCGGGACGGGTACCCTTGCTGCACCTGAAGGATATGGCAGAAGACGGCAGCTTCGCCGAGGTGGGACACGGCATTCTGGACTGGGACGCCATCTTCCAGGCGGCGGAAGAAAGCGGCGTGAAGTGGATGGCGGTAGAGCAAGACGTATGCAAGCGTCCGCCGCTGGAGAGCGCGAAGCTCAGTCTGGAGTTCCTGAAGTCTAAGGGCTTGCTGTAA
- the tuf gene encoding elongation factor Tu, protein MGKQRFERTKPHVNIGTIGHVDHGKTTLTAAITRVLAKEGLAEYQPYERIDSAPEERERGVTINIYHAEYQTPNRHYAHVDCPGHADYIKNMITGAAQMDGAVLVVSAADGPMPQTREHILLARQVGVPYIVVFLNKEDMVDDPELLELVELEVRELLSKYGFPGDEVPVISGSALKVIEAPDVDKSDPWVQKIWQLIEAIDTYIPTPQRDVDKPFLMPIEDVFTITGRGTVVTGRVERGVLRVGEQVEIVGLHPETRTTVATSLEMFRKTLDQIQAGDNAGVLLRGVDRKEVERGMVLAKPGSITPHTKFAAEIYVLTKEEGGRHTPFFSGYRPQFYFRTTDVTGTMKLPEGVEMVMPGDNVRIEVELIAPIAMEEGLRFAVREGGHTVGAGVVTKIIE, encoded by the coding sequence ATGGGCAAGCAGCGATTTGAGCGCACGAAGCCGCATGTGAACATCGGCACGATTGGTCACGTGGATCACGGCAAGACCACGTTGACGGCTGCCATCACGCGCGTTTTGGCGAAAGAGGGTTTGGCGGAATACCAGCCGTATGAGCGCATCGACTCGGCTCCGGAGGAGCGGGAGCGTGGGGTAACGATTAACATTTACCATGCGGAGTATCAGACGCCCAATCGCCACTATGCGCACGTGGACTGTCCGGGTCACGCGGACTACATCAAGAACATGATTACGGGCGCGGCGCAGATGGACGGAGCGGTTTTGGTGGTGTCGGCGGCGGATGGTCCGATGCCCCAGACGCGGGAGCACATTTTGCTGGCTCGTCAGGTTGGGGTGCCGTATATTGTGGTTTTTCTGAACAAGGAGGACATGGTAGATGACCCCGAGCTTCTGGAGTTAGTGGAGTTAGAGGTTCGGGAGTTACTGAGCAAGTATGGTTTTCCTGGGGACGAGGTTCCGGTGATTAGTGGCAGTGCGTTGAAGGTGATAGAGGCACCGGACGTGGACAAGAGTGATCCCTGGGTTCAGAAGATTTGGCAGTTGATTGAGGCGATCGACACGTATATTCCGACGCCTCAGCGTGACGTAGACAAGCCGTTCCTGATGCCGATAGAGGACGTGTTCACGATTACGGGTCGTGGCACGGTGGTGACGGGTCGTGTCGAGCGTGGGGTATTGCGTGTAGGGGAGCAGGTGGAGATAGTGGGCTTGCACCCGGAGACGCGCACGACGGTAGCGACCTCGTTGGAGATGTTCCGCAAGACGTTGGATCAGATACAGGCAGGGGACAACGCAGGGGTGTTGCTGCGTGGGGTAGACCGCAAGGAAGTGGAGCGTGGGATGGTGTTGGCGAAGCCGGGCAGCATCACACCTCACACGAAGTTTGCGGCGGAGATATACGTGTTGACGAAGGAGGAGGGCGGTCGCCACACGCCGTTTTTCAGCGGTTATCGTCCGCAGTTTTACTTCCGCACGACGGACGTGACGGGCACGATGAAGTTGCCGGAGGGTGTGGAGATGGTGATGCCCGGGGACAACGTGCGGATAGAGGTGGAGTTGATCGCCCCGATAGCGATGGAGGAGGGCTTGCGCTTTGCGGTGCGTGAAGGTGGTCACACGGTGGGCGCAGGCGTGGTCACCAAGATTATCGAGTAA
- the rplK gene encoding 50S ribosomal protein L11 codes for MAKKILAVVKLQIPAGKATPAPPVGSSLGPYGINMMEFIKQYNERTASQMGSIVPVEITIYEDRSFTFVTKTPPASELLRKAAGADKGSSTPNRQKVGKITIEQLREIARTKMPDLNANDEEAAMKIVAGTARSMGIEIVPS; via the coding sequence TTGGCGAAAAAGATTCTGGCTGTGGTCAAGTTGCAAATACCGGCAGGCAAAGCGACCCCTGCCCCACCCGTAGGCTCCTCGCTCGGACCCTACGGTATTAACATGATGGAGTTCATCAAGCAGTACAACGAGCGTACTGCCTCGCAGATGGGTTCTATTGTTCCCGTAGAAATCACCATCTACGAGGACCGCTCGTTCACTTTTGTCACGAAGACACCGCCCGCTTCGGAGCTGCTGCGCAAAGCGGCGGGCGCCGACAAAGGCTCCTCGACTCCGAACCGTCAGAAGGTGGGCAAAATTACCATAGAGCAGCTGCGCGAAATCGCGCGCACGAAGATGCCTGACCTCAATGCGAACGACGAAGAGGCAGCGATGAAGATTGTGGCGGGAACCGCTCGATCGATGGGCATCGAAATCGTGCCCTCCTAG
- the rpmG gene encoding 50S ribosomal protein L33 translates to MASKNKENRIIITLACTECRSRNYTTTKNRINDPDRLELRKYCPRCRHHVVHREVK, encoded by the coding sequence ATGGCGAGCAAGAACAAAGAAAACCGGATAATCATCACGCTGGCTTGCACAGAGTGTCGCTCGCGCAACTACACCACCACCAAGAACCGGATTAACGATCCGGACCGGCTGGAGTTGCGCAAGTACTGCCCACGCTGCCGCCACCATGTGGTGCACCGTGAGGTGAAGTAA
- a CDS encoding NADH-dependent dehydrogenase, with protein sequence MSRVSANDKILIGFIGTGGRGQHLMRIALGNPDVQIAAVCDVMEQRLAQAVQITGGKATPYKDFRRLLERKDLDAVFVTTPDHWHCIMTIAACEAGKDVYVEKPLSHNVAEGRAAVNAAKRFRRIVQHGTQQRSGQHYAEARELIRSGTLGKITHVRIWNVWNESPEGIGNPPDTEAPPDIDYDLWLGPAPKRPFNPNRCYAPGYWFQWDYSGGHMLAWAIHHIDTVHWVLGVTAPRLAVSAGGKYALKDNRTTPDTQDALLDYGDFIVQASIYHASARPVEGSWYGIAFYGTNGTMRLLREGFEIYPEGDRTRPVQRGGTPQEEPHVRNFLDCVKSRKEPVAPVEWGHWSTNAMHLANIALRTRRAVHWDARQEKVIGDEEANRYLCRTYRKPWGQYVLRYLSPAHQKYYRETT encoded by the coding sequence ATGTCTCGCGTGAGCGCAAACGACAAGATTCTCATCGGTTTCATCGGCACGGGCGGGCGAGGACAACATCTGATGCGCATTGCGCTGGGCAACCCCGATGTGCAAATCGCCGCCGTGTGCGACGTAATGGAACAGCGCCTGGCGCAGGCGGTACAAATCACGGGCGGCAAAGCCACGCCGTACAAGGACTTCCGTCGTCTGCTGGAGCGTAAGGACCTGGACGCGGTGTTCGTTACCACGCCCGACCACTGGCATTGTATCATGACCATTGCGGCGTGTGAGGCGGGCAAAGATGTCTACGTGGAGAAGCCGCTGAGTCATAACGTTGCGGAGGGGCGTGCGGCGGTCAATGCCGCCAAACGGTTCCGACGCATTGTACAGCATGGCACCCAACAACGGAGCGGGCAGCATTACGCCGAGGCGAGGGAACTGATACGCTCCGGTACGCTGGGCAAGATCACGCACGTGCGCATCTGGAATGTGTGGAACGAGTCGCCTGAAGGTATCGGCAATCCTCCCGATACCGAGGCTCCTCCCGATATCGACTACGACCTGTGGCTGGGTCCCGCGCCCAAACGCCCGTTCAACCCCAACCGGTGTTATGCACCCGGCTACTGGTTCCAGTGGGACTACTCTGGCGGGCACATGCTGGCGTGGGCGATACACCACATCGACACGGTGCACTGGGTGCTGGGCGTCACCGCGCCACGACTGGCGGTATCCGCAGGTGGAAAGTACGCGCTGAAGGATAACCGCACCACTCCTGATACACAGGATGCCCTGCTGGACTACGGCGACTTCATCGTGCAGGCATCCATCTACCACGCCAGTGCCCGCCCTGTGGAGGGAAGCTGGTACGGCATCGCTTTCTACGGAACGAACGGCACCATGCGTCTGCTGCGTGAGGGGTTTGAGATTTATCCCGAAGGCGACCGCACCCGCCCTGTGCAGCGCGGTGGTACCCCACAGGAAGAACCGCACGTGCGTAACTTTCTGGACTGTGTGAAGAGCCGAAAGGAACCGGTGGCGCCCGTCGAATGGGGGCACTGGTCCACCAACGCCATGCATCTAGCAAATATTGCCCTTCGCACAAGACGGGCGGTACACTGGGATGCCAGGCAGGAAAAGGTCATCGGTGACGAGGAGGCAAACCGCTACCTGTGCCGCACCTATCGCAAGCCGTGGGGGCAATACGTGCTGCGCTATCTATCGCCAGCGCATCAGAAGTACTACAGGGAGACGACGTAG
- a CDS encoding serine hydrolase — MHNLDTFLEPIRAEAKVPALAAAVIQKNKLVALGAVGKRRADRDDPIRHDDRFHIGSCTKSMTATMIARLVEMGKLDWGSMVAEVLPALRKRVRREYWRVTLEQLLTHRSGLPEDRTPHPQVFPKLWSLSPKQRSQAAEIILQQEPVARPGERTIYSNGGYVVAGAMAEAVTGKTWEELMDEHLFRPLGIKSAGFGAPATGAWGHRSGVDGYLPVPPSPFADNPPVLGPAGTVHLSLSDWARYAIIHLRGSVGEHPPLLRKDTFATLHTPPHNSTYAMGWGIVQPTWARGRVLQHAGSNTMWFALILLVPDAQAGLLIATNAADEKAMDAARRAADTLRAQYIR, encoded by the coding sequence GTGCATAATCTGGATACATTCCTTGAACCCATCCGTGCCGAGGCGAAAGTGCCTGCGCTGGCGGCAGCGGTGATACAAAAGAACAAACTGGTCGCGCTAGGTGCGGTGGGTAAACGCCGGGCAGACAGAGATGACCCCATACGGCACGATGACCGTTTTCATATTGGCTCCTGTACCAAATCCATGACCGCTACGATGATTGCCCGACTGGTAGAGATGGGCAAATTGGATTGGGGAAGCATGGTCGCAGAAGTACTGCCTGCCCTTCGCAAAAGGGTCCGTCGCGAATACTGGAGGGTCACTCTAGAGCAACTGCTTACGCACCGTTCCGGTCTACCCGAAGACCGCACTCCTCACCCCCAGGTATTCCCCAAGCTGTGGAGCCTCTCCCCGAAACAACGTTCGCAGGCGGCGGAGATTATCCTGCAGCAAGAACCTGTAGCCAGGCCGGGTGAGAGAACCATCTACTCCAACGGCGGCTACGTGGTGGCAGGCGCCATGGCGGAGGCGGTGACAGGCAAGACGTGGGAGGAATTGATGGACGAGCATCTGTTTCGCCCGCTGGGGATAAAAAGCGCCGGGTTCGGCGCGCCTGCCACCGGAGCATGGGGACATCGCTCTGGTGTAGATGGATACCTTCCTGTGCCGCCCTCGCCCTTTGCAGATAACCCGCCTGTGCTCGGTCCCGCAGGGACTGTGCACCTGTCACTATCGGACTGGGCGCGCTACGCCATCATCCATTTGCGGGGATCGGTCGGAGAGCACCCTCCCCTCCTTCGTAAAGACACCTTTGCCACACTACACACTCCTCCCCACAACAGCACGTACGCCATGGGCTGGGGCATCGTACAACCAACCTGGGCACGCGGACGGGTACTGCAGCACGCGGGAAGCAACACCATGTGGTTTGCCCTTATCCTGCTGGTGCCGGATGCGCAAGCGGGCTTGCTGATAGCGACCAACGCCGCCGATGAAAAGGCAATGGATGCGGCGCGCCGTGCAGCGGATACCCTCCGCGCGCAGTATATCCGGTAG
- the nusG gene encoding transcription termination/antitermination protein NusG, producing MQKQWYAVHTYAGHENKVKTAIERRAEAMGLRDRIFRILVPTEQEMRTRQGKKVTVSRKIFPGYILIEMILDDQTWYLVKSTAGVTGFVTSGDKPVPLQEKEVEAILETVEGTQKKPRIAWQPGEQVRVVSGPFTDFHGTIQEVLPDKEKVRVLISLFGRDTPVEFDFEQIEKIT from the coding sequence ATGCAAAAACAGTGGTATGCCGTACATACTTACGCCGGTCACGAGAATAAGGTCAAGACCGCTATCGAGCGGCGTGCAGAAGCTATGGGACTGCGCGACCGTATTTTTCGTATTCTCGTGCCCACCGAACAGGAGATGCGCACCCGCCAGGGCAAGAAGGTCACCGTCAGCCGCAAAATCTTTCCGGGCTATATTCTCATTGAGATGATCCTGGATGACCAGACCTGGTACCTGGTGAAGAGCACGGCGGGCGTGACCGGCTTTGTCACCTCGGGCGATAAGCCGGTGCCTCTTCAGGAGAAAGAGGTGGAAGCCATCCTGGAAACAGTGGAGGGCACACAAAAGAAGCCGCGTATCGCATGGCAGCCGGGTGAACAGGTGCGCGTAGTGTCCGGTCCGTTTACCGATTTTCACGGCACCATCCAGGAGGTGCTACCAGATAAAGAGAAAGTGCGCGTTCTCATTTCGCTCTTCGGGAGGGACACGCCCGTGGAGTTCGATTTCGAGCAGATAGAGAAAATCACGTAG
- the rplA gene encoding 50S ribosomal protein L1 codes for MPQHGKRYLEAKQKIDRNRLYGVREALELAKSLAKAGFDETIDIAVNLGVDPRHGDQMVRGTTTLPHGTGKKVKVAVFAKGDKAEEALNAGADVVGAEDLIQQIQQGWRDFDVLVATPDMVPQVSRLGRLLGPRMPNAKSGTVTNDIDRVVRDLKQSKRVAFRVEKAGIVHMPIGKASFEVDQLVENFSAALNALLKARPAAAKGRYLRGITVSSTMGPGIRVDMQEAQKLAETAA; via the coding sequence ATGCCACAGCATGGCAAACGCTATCTGGAAGCGAAACAGAAAATAGACCGCAACCGACTCTACGGAGTGCGTGAAGCACTGGAGCTGGCGAAGTCGCTGGCAAAAGCTGGTTTCGACGAGACCATCGATATCGCTGTCAATCTGGGTGTAGACCCCCGACACGGCGACCAGATGGTACGAGGTACCACCACCCTGCCGCATGGAACCGGTAAGAAGGTGAAGGTGGCGGTATTCGCCAAAGGCGATAAAGCGGAAGAGGCACTGAACGCCGGCGCAGACGTGGTTGGTGCGGAAGACCTGATCCAGCAGATTCAGCAGGGCTGGCGCGACTTCGACGTGCTGGTGGCTACTCCGGACATGGTTCCGCAGGTGAGCCGCCTGGGACGCTTGCTCGGTCCTCGGATGCCCAACGCCAAGTCGGGCACGGTCACCAATGATATCGATCGGGTAGTGCGCGACCTGAAACAGAGCAAGCGCGTGGCGTTCCGTGTGGAGAAAGCAGGTATCGTGCACATGCCTATCGGCAAGGCGTCTTTTGAGGTGGACCAGCTGGTGGAGAACTTCAGCGCTGCCCTCAACGCCCTGCTGAAGGCGCGCCCTGCAGCCGCGAAGGGACGCTATCTGCGCGGAATCACCGTCTCCTCTACGATGGGACCAGGCATCCGCGTGGACATGCAGGAGGCGCAGAAGCTCGCCGAGACCGCTGCGTAA